gatgatgatgggaaAGATGAAACGATCACAGATGAAAGACAGGAAAATTAAATACCCTcgtaattaagaaataaatacagaaggaaagaaaaagccGCGGCACTGAAACTAAAACCATCCCATGCACATATAGCCATCCACTTGTTTTTTAGTAGTCAGCGGTCGGCAACTGCTCGTGGTTGCCGAAGCCAATGAAGAAGAACTCATAAATGAGCCCGGCAAGTCCACCACCAACCAAAGGTCCTGCCCAGTAGACCCAGTGGTTGGTCCAGGTCCAGCTCACCAAAGCCGGGCCGAATGACACAGCTGGGTTCATTGAGGCTCCATCGAATGCACCTCCAGCTAAAATGTTAGCACCAACAATGAAACCAATTGCAATTGGAGCTATGATCCCCAAGTTACCCTTCTTTGGATCAACAGCTGTGGCATACACTGTGTATACAAGACCGAAGGTCATCACGATCTCGAGAACGAAAGCGTTCCAGACACCAACCCCAGAGGACAGAGCGAAAGCAGAGGTTTCCTGCGTCGTGCCATgtcaaaacccaaaatttaGTTACACCTTCATCTTAACTGAAACAACGAACTTGAAAACTCATTTAAAAAAGGGTAAGGACAGAGGGTTGTCTAGACTTACCAGGCCACCAGTGGTGAACTTGAGAAGCAAGCAAGCGACAGTGGAGCCCAGGAGCTGAGCGATCCAGTAAAGGATGCCACGCAAGAGGGTGATGTTGCCACCAATAAAAGCTCCGAAAGTAACAGCAGGGTTGACATGGCCACCGGAGATGTTGGCACCGACAGACACAGCTACGAAAAGACCGAAAGCATGGGCGATAGCTGCAGCGATAAGTCCAGCGGGTGTGTTGGCAGCACCGTCCGTAAGTTTGGCGAAGGCCATGCCGGACCCTTCACCGGCGAAGACAAAAATAAGGGTGGAGATGAACTCAGCCAAAGCTGCCCTCAAGGCATCGGGCTGAGTTGCCTCATGGTAGTGGCCTACCGCGATGTTTCTGATCGGCATATTTTGTTGTCTGATCAAAGATTAAACGGTGGAAATTGCTGTGTGTTTTTTTCACACTGGGTGTGGTAGCTAGCTAGAGAGTGCTCTGTGCAAGTACTGGTCTCTACTTCCCAGCTTTGTGGCCATACTTATATTGAGAGACTGGTCTAGGTTAACCTGTTTTATCCGGTTTCCGGTTGAAATTAAGGGcgtgaaatgttttttttttctttttttcttttctaaaattgaatatatatatatatatatatatatatatatatatatatatatatatatatatatatatatatataaacaaggagcatatgttgttgtttatttattttaaaaccattaatgtgtctaaaattaaaagaacgatATATCatcttataaattataactCAACGAGCATTCACATTACTATTTCAAATTCGAATCTatcttttgaaataaaaaataaaagagagtcAACTTAATATTCGTGCTGAGTTACAACTAAGAACACCTctataaatagaatttaatgTAACTTTCGTTTTTTCCCGTCCTTTTGCttcatcattataattttttaaccatGTTGTGCGGATATTaagagtttatttgtttttatattttataaaatatttttttaaataattatttttattattattttattttaaattgataatttttatatttttagattattttaatttattaatatcaaaaataatttttaaaaaattaaaaaaaaatattattttaatatattttcaaacagaaaatattttaaaaaacaataactaataaaatccCAAACATTCCTAAATATTCAATGATTGTTAAGAAATTATCATCTtcaatttgtataattgaataaaGATGGATAGAGTTATCATCCTTCCTTGAAAAGTGTAGCCACTCGTTTTCGAATCCTAGAAAATTTTCCCTCGAGCAAGCATGTTAATGGAGCCTCATTGCAATAATGAAAAATCTCCCACTTGTCGATAAATGTGTGGTTGGATCAAGGAGAAACCACAGGTCTCTATGtaacctccttttcttttatttatttatttatttatgtacgtctcaatatttattattcttaattaatGTATGTTCTTGAAAAGCTTCATTGTGACGCCTGACAATTAACTAAATAGTTAGAATCTAATGACATTCCTATTTTCTTATTAGAAACAAAAGtattaataattgaaaatcCCGTTATGTGATATCAACCTTAACATCATGAAACACTCCCTTAATTAGTCATTCATAACATCAGAATTCttaattagtttaaattatcatcaataaatttaataacaaatttgagatttttctaGTGTTATTTCCAACCCGGCATGTATTATCTCTACCCTACATGTATAATTATAATCACCCCTTTTAATATCCAGtcttcttattaaatttatacatcattattcatgaaaaatattcttaaattgaaaatattaacaaattagaGTTCAggattatatgaaaaaaattggtGTGTGGATGATatctataatatatttaacataTCCTTTCGTGTTTTTATTCAATCCTAATAGATGTTTAATGCATAAATCTCAATCGAAACTAAGAAGATTCAAATATTTCAATTCCAAAATGTAACTAATGAACCTTAACAAGTAATTATCTGGGCACTTGTTAGAAAAACTCATAATCTATTTATgggtttaaatttgtaatgtaggggtgagaaaaaaactgaaaaactgagaaaacaaaaaaaaaactgaatcataaaaaaagttgattaaatcgattagaatatttaaaaaaccaaccagtttggttttggtttcataaactcaaaatcaaaaatcaaatcaaaatcaataacagagtcaaaccaaaaaaatcaagtcaaatcagaaAAAACCGAGGTAAGTggttgggttttgatttttgctctaaaattgtaaatatatgaacagaggaaatatgaaatgaAGCTTGGCTCTGTCTTTTTAGCCATACGTCAATGTATTATATTTATAGGgatatattgtaactgtaagttggtaaaatacaaaacaaacttATTCTAAAGAGAGGGCACAATCTTAGGAGACGTGGTCAAGTTGCTAACAGAATGGATATATCTGTTATCACTGCACTGCATATCCTCCAAGATATTGCTGCTGCATATCCGGCTGCTGCATACCATTATGTTGCTTTTCTCCTAAGGTAGCGGATGATCTAACAGCCCCCTTCAAATTGATGGGGCGTGAACAAACCATTAATTTGTGCTTCAAAACTTGAAATCGTTGAGCAGATTGTCCTTTCGTAAAAATATCAGCTACTTGATCAAGTGTTGAAATGTGCTGCACCTTGACATCACGATTGCAGACTTTCTCTCGAATGAAGTGGTAATCTATTTCCACATGTTTTGTTCGAGCATGGAACACTGGATTTGATGCCAAAGCAATGGCACTAATGTTATCACACCATAGAGTCGGTGTAGATGATATACCAATACCCAACTCTTTGAATAACATTCGTATCCAGTATAGTTCAGCTGTAGCCAGAGCCATTGAACGGTATTCTGCCTCTGTACTGGAGCGAGACACAACATGCTGTTTCTTAGAACTCCAAGACACCAGATTACGACCCAAGAACACTCCATAACCGCTAGTAGACCTTCTGTCATCAGGATTGCCTGCCCAATCGGAGTCACAGTATGTATGAATGTCAAGGAAAGATGGAGTGTAGTACAAACCATCATTTACTGTCCCTTTCAAATAACGTAGAACCCTTTTCATAGCCTGCCAATGTGACGACCTTGGTTGATGCATGTATTGACAAAGTTGGTTGACAGCATATGCAATATCGGGTCTGGTGAGTGTGCAATACTGCAAAGCTCCTATAATATGTCTATAATCTGTGGGATCAGAGAGCACTTCACCATCAAAGCTAGATAACTTTGTACCTGTAACAGTAGGAGAGGCAAGAGGCTTGGCTCCAGCCATTTTGGTGCGATGTAATAGATCACAAATATATTTGGTTTGACATAAATGAAGACCTTGTGAAGTTCTATCAGCTTCCACacctaaaaaataagataaggaACCAAGATCTTTGACTTGAAAAATGCTCTGCAGGTTTCGGATTAGAGTAGCAATTTGAGTGGAGCTGGAGCCAGTGACCAAAATGTCATCTACATAAATCAAGACAAAAATTTTGGTGTTGTCAGTATGTAGTGTGAACAGAGAGTAGTCATTGATGGATGCTTGGAACCCAAGTTCAATGAGTTGCTGTGATAAACGTTGAAACCATGCTCTTGGAGCTTGTTTGAGGCCATACAAAGATTTATGTAATCTGCAGACAAAATCAGGTTTGGTTTCATCAATAAAGCCCTGTGGCTGTTCCATAAACACTTCTTCATCAAGAAAGCCATGTAAGAAGGCATTGGACACATCCAACTGCCGAATAGGCCAATGAAAATGAACAGCTATGGCCAAAACCAACCGAATGGTTGTCGGTTTTATCACAGGAGAGAAAGTTTCATGAAAATCAATTCCACTCCTTTGATCATAACTCTTGGCGACCAATCGAGCTTTGAAGCGCTCAACACTACCATCAGGTTTTCTTTTCACCTTGTAGACCCACTTATTGCGCACAACATGCTTACCCAGTGGACGTGGGCATAAAGACCAAGTGCCATTCTCCATTAATGCATCAAATTCTCT
The Populus nigra chromosome 3, ddPopNigr1.1, whole genome shotgun sequence genome window above contains:
- the LOC133689560 gene encoding aquaporin TIP1-1-like, translated to MPIRNIAVGHYHEATQPDALRAALAEFISTLIFVFAGEGSGMAFAKLTDGAANTPAGLIAAAIAHAFGLFVAVSVGANISGGHVNPAVTFGAFIGGNITLLRGILYWIAQLLGSTVACLLLKFTTGGLETSAFALSSGVGVWNAFVLEIVMTFGLVYTVYATAVDPKKGNLGIIAPIAIGFIVGANILAGGAFDGASMNPAVSFGPALVSWTWTNHWVYWAGPLVGGGLAGLIYEFFFIGFGNHEQLPTADY